One genomic region from Desulfatirhabdium butyrativorans DSM 18734 encodes:
- a CDS encoding DapH/DapD/GlmU-related protein, producing MDGLTTEGAEIEIGPNSFIGAHSFILKGVRLGTGCVVAANSVVTRSFSSGSIIAGSPAREIGKIR from the coding sequence ATGGATGGTCTCACGACTGAAGGAGCGGAAATCGAAATTGGTCCTAATTCATTCATTGGAGCTCATTCTTTTATTTTGAAGGGGGTGAGGCTTGGAACCGGTTGCGTAGTCGCTGCTAATAGTGTAGTTACTCGCTCTTTCTCGTCGGGGTCAATTATTGCCGGTTCGCCAGCACGTGAAATTGGGAAAATCAGATAG